In the Kwoniella shandongensis chromosome 1, complete sequence genome, one interval contains:
- a CDS encoding 60S ribosome subunit biogenesis protein nip7, with amino-acid sequence MRPLTEEETKAVFEKLANYIGKNLVHLIDRDEDDAYCFRLHKDRVYYLPLPMLHLATSVARPNLVSLGTCFGKFSKTGKFKLGITSLDWLAKYAKYKVWIKPSGELPFLYGNHVAKAHMGRITEDTPEHQGVVVFNMADVPLGFGVTARSTLDTRKLDPTGIIVFHQADVGEFLRDEDTMF; translated from the exons ATGAGACCCTtaacagaagaagagacaaagGCAGTGTTCGAGA AGCTTGCCAACTATATCGGCAAGAACCTTGTTCACCTTATCGAccgagatgaggacgatgccTACTGTTTCAGATTGCACAAAGACAG AGTCTActaccttcccctccccatGCTCCATCTCGCTACTTCGGTCGCTCGACCAaatctcgtctcgctcggtACATGTTTCGGTAAATTCTCAAAGACCGGCAAGTTCAAGCTCGGTATAACGTCTCTGGATTGGTTGGCAAAGTACGCCAagtacaag GTCTGGATCAAACCCTCTGGAGAATTGCCGTTCCTTTACGGAAACCATGTTGCTAAAGCACACATGGGAAGAATAACAGAAGATACGCCGGAACATCAGGGTGTCGTGGTATTCAACATGGCGGATGTACCATTA GGCTTCGGTGTCACTGCTCGATCCACACTGGATACGCGAAAACTCGACCCAACAGgtatcatcgtcttccaccaaGCGGATGTCGGAGAGTTCTTACGTGACGAGGATACGATGTTCTAG
- a CDS encoding haloacid dehalogenase, type II, which yields MEQYKALVFDCYGTLIDWEKGMYESLQSIFEQKTCPDAGKVFTTLSAIENRIQAEDKTMVYPAVLKLAYKSLAGELRLWADDDAAQAFGESVGKWPAFPDSADALGKLKGLGLKLIILSNVDNGSFAETRKKLEKGWGSFDGIYTAEDIGSYKPDLRNFKYALESLDRDFDISPNEVLCVANSRLHDVEPAHKMGLKAAWINRSGAIMGVKGREDSSKPDWTFNTMAEFADAIERDKRGD from the exons ATGGAACAGTACAA AGCGCTTGTGTTCGACTGCTACGGC ACCTTGATTGActgggagaaggggatgtaTGAATCTCTCCAATCGATCTTTGAGCAAAAGACATGCCCCGATGCCGGAAAGGTCTTCACCACTCTGAGCGCTATTGAAAACAGGATTCAAGCAGAGGACAAGACGATGGTCTACCCTGCCGT GTTGAAATTGGCGTATAAGTCATTGGCCGGTGAACTGAGATTATGGGCAGATGACG ACGCGGCACAAGCATTTGGCGAATCAGTTGGGAAGTGGCCTGCATTCCCTGATTCTGCCGACGCACTCGGCAAGCTGAAGGGTTTAGGATTGAAGTTGATCATCCTAAGCAACGTCGACAATGGCAGCTTCGCAGA gacgaggaagaaatTGGAGAAAGGTTGGGGATCGTTTGACGGCATTTACACTGCAGAAGACA TCGGCTCTTACAAGCCCGACCTTCGTAACTTCAAGTACGCGCTCGAATCGCTCGATAGAGACTTTGACATTTCTCCCAATGAAGTGCTCTGCGTCGCTAACTCCCGATTGCACGATGTCGAACC CGCTCACAAGATGGGCCTCAAAGCCGCTTGGATCAATCGATCGGGTGCGATCATGGGCGTAAAGGGCCGAGAGGATAGTTCAAAGCCCGACTGGACATTCAATACCATGGCAGAGTTTGCCGATGCGATTGAAAGGGACAAGCGCGGAGATTAG